In Candidatus Melainabacteria bacterium, a single genomic region encodes these proteins:
- a CDS encoding ubiquinone/menaquinone biosynthesis methyltransferase, producing MIQTIIQSEVKDKSIFVNHMFAKIAYKYDLLNNLMTFGMHKAWKEKTIKLALKEKKDFKNAIDLCSGTGNLAMILNKYCPQANITCIDNCNEMLDITKNKLNKLKLKNISLKLLDIEKDDLKNHSADLITIGFGLRNLVNKERCIEIIYKILSKGGVLACIDLGHPTNRILEKVFYYYFFKIIPKLGEIFAKDKDAYTYLPTSLLSWYKQEELKDLLLQKGFKKCFYKNVFGGIIAIHIAVK from the coding sequence ATGATACAAACAATAATACAATCAGAAGTAAAAGACAAATCAATCTTTGTAAATCATATGTTTGCAAAGATTGCTTATAAGTATGATCTTTTAAATAACTTAATGACTTTTGGGATGCATAAAGCATGGAAAGAAAAAACTATAAAACTAGCTTTAAAAGAAAAAAAGGATTTTAAAAACGCTATTGACCTATGTTCTGGTACAGGTAATTTAGCAATGATATTAAACAAATACTGTCCACAGGCAAATATTACATGCATTGATAATTGTAATGAAATGTTAGATATTACAAAAAACAAGCTAAACAAATTAAAACTAAAAAATATTTCATTAAAATTATTAGACATTGAAAAAGATGATTTAAAAAATCATTCTGCTGACTTAATTACAATTGGATTTGGACTTAGGAATTTAGTAAACAAAGAAAGGTGTATTGAAATTATTTATAAAATACTTTCTAAAGGCGGAGTGTTGGCTTGTATAGATCTTGGACATCCAACAAATCGTATTTTAGAAAAAGTTTTTTATTATTATTTTTTTAAAATTATTCCAAAGCTTGGTGAAATCTTTGCAAAAGACAAAGATGCTTACACATATCTCCCTACTTCACTTTTAAGCTGGTACAAACAAGAAGAATTAAAAGATTTATTGTTACAAAAAGGATTTAAAAAATGTTTTTATAAAAATGTTTTTGGTGGAATTATTGCAATTCATATTGCTGTTAAATAA
- a CDS encoding ACP S-malonyltransferase has protein sequence MYFAVLFPGQGSQKAGMGLDLYEHTEIAKDIFNKVNLQANRNISNVFLYGPQEELNQTKNTQISIVAVSVALTLLLTEELKKRSLPFKPYAACGHSLGELTALWFANFITLEDLIKLVLVRGNLMQNAPGGKMAAILNLTSEKIEKEILDKNNLVIANYNSPTQLVISGKKEAFENIEEKVKLLGGKTIILPVSGAFHSSLMEDSSKKFVLEIDKLLELPVNNQTVPVFQNIDGLSNKDFKSIKEKLKRQMISPVLWTQTINNLVNENVRAVIEIGPGKILTGLVKKINPGIDCYNVNDLNSLQEFINIYELKLLKHQS, from the coding sequence ATGTACTTTGCAGTATTATTTCCAGGACAAGGTTCTCAAAAAGCAGGGATGGGGCTTGACTTATATGAACATACTGAAATTGCAAAAGATATATTTAATAAAGTAAACTTACAAGCAAATAGAAATATAAGCAATGTTTTCTTATACGGCCCACAAGAAGAATTAAATCAAACTAAAAACACACAAATTTCAATTGTTGCAGTATCTGTTGCATTAACTTTATTATTAACTGAAGAACTAAAAAAAAGAAGTTTGCCTTTTAAGCCATATGCAGCTTGCGGCCATAGCCTTGGAGAATTAACTGCTCTTTGGTTTGCAAACTTTATTACACTTGAAGATTTAATAAAACTTGTTTTAGTCAGGGGGAATCTAATGCAAAATGCTCCAGGTGGGAAAATGGCTGCAATTTTAAATTTAACAAGTGAAAAGATAGAAAAAGAAATACTAGATAAAAACAACTTAGTTATTGCAAATTATAATTCTCCTACCCAGCTTGTTATTTCAGGAAAAAAAGAAGCTTTTGAAAATATTGAAGAAAAAGTTAAACTACTTGGTGGTAAAACAATTATCTTACCTGTAAGTGGTGCATTTCATTCATCTCTCATGGAAGATTCTTCTAAGAAATTTGTTCTAGAGATAGATAAATTACTTGAATTACCTGTAAATAATCAAACAGTCCCTGTCTTTCAAAATATTGATGGTTTATCAAATAAAGATTTTAAATCAATTAAAGAAAAATTAAAAAGACAAATGATCTCACCTGTTTTATGGACACAAACTATAAACAATCTCGTCAATGAAAACGTTAGAGCAGTTATTGAAATAGGGCCTGGAAAAATTTTAACAGGGCTTGTAAAAAAAATAAATCCTGGTATTGACTGCTATAACGTAAATGACCTCAACTCTTTACAAGAATTTATAAATATCTATGAGCTTAAATTACTCAAACACCAATCCTAA